ccacgtgggtgtaacagagtcgtattttgggacagactcgagcgtcacaccagaaataggtagagaagttgcccgtcagtgtgagctcctcccttccgtcgtctgattgttctgattgctctttcgcaaggacttctgggttggtaaagtgcgcgaagcctgctgcagtgcgggcttcgctgaagaccgcatcaagggggcaaaggaggcgctgatgagcacacttcaaagcgtaaaaattacagatgggacaccctacggactcgtggactaagcgagcacgcgcaatttaaggccacgagaccgaaagtccacatgaagtgcgccatttgggacagggccaatcTCACTCGCTAGCTCACAACTCGCGTGCGTCTCTACTTCCTGGTTCTTTGACCTCTACTCTGATTGGCtcataaacaaaacttttagaaataaaatacatttacaaacatTTGTGTAACACTTTCTTcttatttttaaagacattttttaacacattttcacatatattagttaccaaaaaatatttaacactttaaatgctgTATTCATTAAACCATGAACATTGCAATATGCATTTCTCTCattgcaaaataaaaacttcATTCCTGATCAATAaattttagcttgttttaaccTTAAattctatttattaaattatgaaattattaattcaaactttaatatcttaTACTAATGAACTTTTTCACAGGGTTACACCCTCATTAATGATATAATTCTGTCATTTATATTGTAATAAAAAGCATGTATACAGTTATTGTATTTATAGAAACAAGAATCAGTTTTATATTAAAACCATTAATTTCAGACTAGCCAGACAATATCAGCATTTCAGagcaaaatgacttacagtttcaCCATCATGACCACCAATCCAAACCTTTTTGTTAGCAGACGCAAGCTGCCTCAGGAGAAAGTTGTTTTCCGCTGTATTGTGCACAGATGCAAGATTTGCACCAACGGATTGACAGTTTTTCTAAAGAGAgagatattattttatttcaaatataaaatCTAATCAGTTTAGCTTAAATAGTTAGTGGACATTGACTATCAttatacaactatttgaataACTGAATAACAGTACCTCAGCTGTGACCCAGGTAACTGCATGAGAGAAGTATTTGTAGCATTGCACACCAAAACGTTTCCATCCACGTGGGCAGAGTTCAgctatacagtaaataaaatattattgttAAGTCACattattagtttttttgtttctgTGTATAAGTGTTGCTTCTGTTGGAATCCTTTTAGATGATGTTACACCCCTTTGGAACATTAACAAGTTTTATGGAAAACACAATTCTATGGGAATTTAATCTGGATTATTGGTTATAGGGTTTGGTAAATCTTCCCACACAGCAAAAGGACTCCGTTGCGGATCAGCCGCGGAGGTATCGCGTTTGACACATCGTTTAACCGTTCAAAGGCGCGTCCGAGGATCCGACATGGGTCCGTTCAGGATCCGCTGTTTGACAGTAGAATTTACCGCGCTCCCGGAGGTGGAGCTGATCCTCTGTGCGGCTCCAAAACGAATGTGACAGTCACGCGGGTTTGGCGACTTGAACGCGGATCCGCATAGGAGTCTCCTGCTGTGTGGGTTGTAAAGGTCTTGGTTACCTGCTGCATTCTCAACAGAGAAGACCAAGAAAAGAAACACAAGAGCTCTCATGACTGCCATGATGAACCTGAAAATGAATTAAGAGGAAAAGTGACACATCTGCACCCATATATACATTGTTGATTATTAGTGAATATTATAAACAAATGTTACAAAAACTCACCTTCCTGTCAAATCTTCACTTTCAAGACTTCAGTGTAGATTGTGTGATGGTCAATGAGGAGTCCATCTTTTATACTTTACTTCAGAGGGAGGGATTTAAACCTTTTGTTGGGTACTCCTTAACAATAAAGTTGAGAAATTGAAGTTCAGTCTGGGCACAAGTTTATTACTCAAGTTTATTGATACAAATGATCTAATAAAAGTGCaaaagaaatgcaaacattgcatttttaCATGACAATTTTTTAGCAACTTTTGCAGTTAGTGCAGGGGCGtcgctagaccccttttactggggcacgtgccccagtgtaaatcttttgtgccccagggacgtgcacagacattatgaggggcaggggctcaagtcAAATAAAGgtcataattatgtatttttttctttttttaaacaaaaaagtatatatattaacataattctgacttcctttttaaaaaaataatttaaaaggtaattaaTTTTATCTGCCTCAAACTCACACTATTGtttcatctttaaaaaatgtctacaaaataatcagttcacacagaAACCATGTTCTCCTTAGtattctaggtttatagagcagcaaaggaagccattacacaatgtacatgttttgaaaacatta
The sequence above is a segment of the Misgurnus anguillicaudatus chromosome 1, ASM2758022v2, whole genome shotgun sequence genome. Coding sequences within it:
- the LOC141364304 gene encoding galactose-specific lectin nattectin-like, giving the protein MAVMRALVFLFLVFSVENAAAELCPRGWKRFGVQCYKYFSHAVTWVTAEKNCQSVGANLASVHNTAENNFLLRQLASANKKVWIGGHDGETDGQWLWSDGSQFHFSNWCPEQPDNFFRIFPENCLEINYSSKNESSHYCFYLQS